Proteins co-encoded in one Halorussus lipolyticus genomic window:
- the htpX gene encoding zinc metalloprotease HtpX produces the protein MKWKADWGLRGRMALTMFLLFALYIVFIGILSQYASLLGIVLIMGTFSLGQFFFSDRLTLWSMGAKEVSEDEYPDLHRMLGRLSQQADLPKPKVAVVDSRVPNAFATGRSQKNAAVAVTTGLLKTLDQDELEGVLAHELAHVKNRDMMVMTIASFLSTIAFLVVRWGWLFGGGDRERGQPQVWVAIVASLVVWIVSFLLIRALSRYREFAADRGGATITGKPSALASALMTIDGNMSKVPKEDIREQSEMNAFFIIPIRGDFIGKVFSTHPSTEARVERLRQLEREM, from the coding sequence ATGAAGTGGAAAGCAGACTGGGGACTTCGCGGGCGGATGGCCCTGACGATGTTCCTGTTGTTCGCACTCTACATTGTCTTCATCGGTATCCTCTCCCAGTACGCGAGTCTGCTGGGTATCGTGCTGATAATGGGTACGTTTTCGCTCGGCCAGTTCTTCTTCAGCGACAGGCTGACGCTGTGGAGCATGGGGGCCAAGGAGGTCAGCGAGGACGAGTACCCGGACCTCCATCGGATGCTCGGCCGACTCTCCCAGCAGGCCGACCTGCCCAAGCCGAAGGTCGCGGTCGTTGACAGTCGCGTCCCGAACGCCTTCGCCACCGGGCGCTCCCAGAAGAACGCCGCAGTCGCGGTCACGACCGGCCTGCTGAAGACCCTCGACCAAGACGAGTTGGAGGGCGTGCTGGCCCACGAACTCGCCCACGTCAAGAACCGCGACATGATGGTGATGACCATCGCGTCGTTCCTCTCGACCATCGCCTTCCTCGTCGTCCGGTGGGGCTGGCTGTTCGGCGGCGGCGACCGAGAGCGCGGCCAACCGCAAGTTTGGGTCGCCATCGTCGCCTCGCTGGTGGTCTGGATAGTGAGCTTTCTCCTCATCCGCGCCCTGTCGCGCTACCGCGAGTTCGCCGCGGACCGAGGAGGCGCGACCATCACGGGCAAGCCCTCGGCGCTGGCCTCGGCGCTGATGACCATCGACGGGAACATGAGCAAGGTGCCCAAAGAGGACATCCGCGAGCAGTCCGAGATGAACGCCTTCTTCATCATCCCCATCAGGGGCGACTTCATCGGTAAGGTGTTCAGCACCCACCCCAGCACCGAGGCCCGCGTCGAGCGACTCCGGCAACTCGAACGCGAGATGTAG
- a CDS encoding CPBP family intramembrane glutamic endopeptidase, which produces MSHQSADPDQSPAPDQSPNPARRVGVATGLTLLGVVLSVLLSIPTLVVSLAPTAEFVVALVLSELGFVGSALVFLRATGNGVDYLRIRTPSRRALGIVIGGTVALFVYRLVAISMAQQFGLPLAGNSVTQLAEEGFLTTLVLLIPLSVLVIGPAEELLFRGVIQSYLDGAFSRAPAVVLTSVLFALVHLPTTWVATPDPVAVAVTLAILFGLSVLLGYFFVWTENLVVPILIHGLYDALLFAIAYVALSSDVLNEAVAVGAR; this is translated from the coding sequence ATGTCTCACCAGTCGGCCGACCCCGACCAGTCCCCTGCCCCGGACCAGTCGCCGAACCCCGCCCGCCGGGTCGGCGTCGCCACCGGTCTCACCCTCCTCGGGGTCGTCCTCAGCGTCCTGCTGTCGATTCCGACCCTCGTGGTCTCGCTCGCCCCGACCGCGGAGTTCGTGGTCGCGCTGGTTCTCTCGGAACTGGGATTCGTCGGGTCTGCGCTCGTCTTCCTCCGGGCGACCGGCAACGGGGTGGACTACCTCCGGATTCGGACGCCGAGTCGGCGCGCGCTCGGCATCGTCATCGGGGGGACTGTCGCGCTGTTCGTCTACCGACTGGTCGCTATCTCGATGGCACAGCAGTTCGGTCTCCCGCTGGCGGGCAACTCGGTGACGCAACTCGCCGAGGAGGGCTTTCTGACGACGCTCGTCTTGCTGATTCCGCTCTCGGTCCTCGTCATCGGACCGGCCGAGGAGTTGCTCTTTCGGGGCGTCATCCAGTCGTACCTCGACGGGGCGTTCTCCCGTGCGCCTGCGGTGGTTCTTACGAGCGTCCTGTTCGCGCTGGTCCACCTGCCGACGACGTGGGTCGCTACGCCCGACCCCGTGGCGGTGGCGGTGACGCTGGCCATCCTGTTCGGCCTCTCGGTGCTTCTGGGCTACTTCTTCGTCTGGACCGAGAATCTGGTCGTGCCGATTCTGATTCACGGTCTCTACGACGCGCTGTTGTTCGCCATCGCCTACGTGGCGCTGTCGTCGGACGTGCTGAACGAGGCCGTGGCGGTCGGCGCACGCTGA